The Fusarium oxysporum f. sp. lycopersici 4287 chromosome 1, whole genome shotgun sequence DNA segment CAGTAGGCAATTGGACGAAGATGGCAATGACCATCGTCGATTTTCGGCCTATGTTTCCAATTCATGTTACTGAGCTTAGGAAATCGGGTTGGTGGAAGGAAAGGAATCGAAGGTATCTAAAAGTCGTTATAGAAGCGAGGATAGGAATTGGTTTGAATTGATCTTGAGAATAATGCATCTTGAAATTCTTCTGGCAAATCCTGACCACCGCCAAAGTCTAAGGGGTGTACCTTGCTCACCCAGACCTTGAACTTTGGCAAACAAATTTGGGCACTGCACGGCAAGGACTGTGGCCCTCGTCATCCACACCATTCGCCTGGTCGATCCTTTGCCCTTTAACGGCTATCAAAATTGTTACATATCTAACAAGATGTTAACGCCATGTATGCTTCCGTCAGTAAATAAACGATAGTCATGTGCCGTATGTGCCGTATTGCGTTAAACCGCCCCGTTGAATCCCCGTAGTTGGTTTGTAAGCGGACCGCAAAGTCTGCAACCACCTCCTGCAGGTTCAAGATGCCTTATTGTTCCGATATGACTCTGGCAGGGCCGTTCAGACCTCATGTTTCCTTGGCCGCGGCCCCGATTCCTCGTAGATGGGATGTAACGCGGCCATCAATTTCCCCTTATCGCAACGCGACTGTCGATTCTCCTTGTCGCCTGGCCAACACCAcagtttctttttcttttctttttgataTTCTATGCTGACCGAACACGCCTCAATTTTCAATGGATTATTAGCCGGCTTTCACTCGGAGTATAGGCTTTTCCTTGGCAGATACCGACCTCTGCATCTGCAAGCATGTGGGATTGGATGGAGAACATATAATCCTTGTATATTTGTTGGTCCAACACTCCGCCCAACACTCCGGCGGGGCATCTGctgagatgagagagaacaACGTAATCTAGCTTAGACGTAAATTGGTCCCCGCTCAAGCTTGGCAACAAGGGGGTTAAGGTATTAAAAGCTGGCCGACTCGCCGCCTTTTTGTGAGGGGAATGCTGACTGCAATGCTCTGTTCAGCCTACAATCCGGCTCGTTGACAAACGAACTAACACACGCGTATAAAGACCATTCAGATTCAACACAATGGCAGCAACCAACGGAGATGTTATCGTAGCTCCCGATGATAATGTTCAATCCTAACTACAAACAATACAAGCATGAGCTAACCTTGAGTCTAGGATACTGGCGATCAAGACTCTTCTCTTGGAGATGTATGGGTAGCCCCTTGATCGTTTCCTTTTAAAAAGAGGTCAGATCACTGACATAAACCCTGGGCATAGGAAACGGCATCCTCAACCGCAAGCCTGAGAAGCTCCATTCTTGACTACCGACACGAAAACGGGAGAACGTATCATCGATTCAAGGATGGAAGTGGGTTAACCTTCCTTATCCTACAGATATTTCCTACTAATACATACCAACTCTAGAGTACAACCTTCCCAACGACGAGCGAGAGAATGAAAGGCTAGGTAAACTTACGCAGCTCACCCACCGTTTAATTTTGATGCTAAAATTGTTTAGACCTGCAGCACCATTTGTTTCTCCGAACCTTCGACAACAAACTTGGTCTCGCCCCACCAAACCTACCCGGTTCCAATGTCGAACGAGTTCTCGACGTGGGCACTGGTACAGGTATTTGGGCAATTGACTTTGCAGATGATCATCCCGAGGCCGAGGTAAGGGAAGCATCCCAGAGCTGAAGATGCTCATAGCTGACAGCATATATAGGTTCGCGGGATCGACCTTTCTCCCATTCAGCCTAACTTGTACTGTCTGAGCTACTCTTTGGGAGCCAAATAGTGACTAACAGTTGACTAGTGTCCCTGCCAATGTGGAGTTTCAGATCGACGATATTGACGAGGAGTGGAATTATTCTGCGCCGTTTACTTACATTCACAGCAGAATGATGAACATGAGCATTCAGAACTGGGAGGACTATCTACGCAAAATCTTTGAGTAAGTTTCACTTGAGGCCCAGTATTGCCTATAGGTTAGCCCTAACTTGGCTAGTAATCTTGCTCCAGGCGGCTACGTCGAACTCCAAGATATTGATGCTTTCATGGAGTCTGACGACGGTACTCTTACCGAAGCACATGCACTATCGAAATGGTGTAAGCTTCTACGTGAAGCAGCGGTCAAATTGGGTCGCCCGTACATACCAACCAAAGATTTGAAGGGGATTATGGGCAAAGTTGGATTCACCAGTATCGTCGAAACTCGTTTCAAGTGGCCGTCAAACCGCTGGCCCAAGGACAAAAAATACAAGGACCTCGGAGCATGGAACAATGAGAACACGaaccttgttcttgaatCAATCAGTTTAGCACCATTAACGAGGGGCCTTGATTGGACTATTGAGGAAGTCAATGTTCTTCTGGCTGATGTGAGGAAAGAGTTGAATGATCCAAACATCCATGCCTACTGGCCAATGTACGCACCCTGTCTTTTGACCTCGGTTTTACATGCTAATGTATCTTAGTTGCTCAGTTTATGGAAGGAAACCAGAAGTTTGAGGGAGAGTATGCGAGCAATACAGTAGCTGCGGAATACTATGGTTTTGTGAATAACATTGATCCCGGATCGTGACGCAGTCATCCACGACCATCAAGTACGTATAAATAAATCGGTAGCAAGCAATCGAACATAGCATCGAGCCCGACTGAGCATCTTTCTGCTGCACGCATGAACAGCATGCAGTGTCTGTATTATGTTACTCCCGTAATCTTTCGGGCCCGTCCACGCATCTCGTAGGTCCATCACCCTCTAGAATACCGCTCTGGCCTTGCTTGCCCTCCTACGGCTTATCGTATGGAAATAGTCACCGCTGTGATTTGTAAACCTTCTGATCTGTAAGATCTTTTCCTTATTTACACATATGCTCATGATGCAGTCTTTGGTAAATTTACAATATCCAGGTCCACGTCAACTAACAAAAGATTAGAAGAGGTTAATGTTGTCCTCACTGATCGTGAGATTGTCGATCGACCTGTCTCTTGGATGGAGCCTGTCTTGTGCAAAGGCTAGGTGTTCCTCGATGAAGTACTCAAAAGCAGCAAGTAGAGCCCATCGAGAGCTGCCTTGTAGACGAACCTTTCTATAGCCTTGAGTGTGACATGTCGGCATCCTGTTTGGCAGTGCATGGGTGTTAGCCTTCGCTGAGACCGTGGatttgttgtttatattgcgcagtagcGCTGGGTGAAAGTATTGGTTTATTAAACTTGATTGTGTATTATTGAGATTAGACTCCTTCTCGGGTTTAAACCTCGagatgatttcatctagCACTTTGAAGTctaaatctaggactttcagactaacaATCTGTATCCTGAAGCGAATGGAAGGAGGATTCCCGGATGTTGCAGCAGGATTAGGATTGCCTAGTAGGAGTTTATTGGGCGCCAGTTGGCTAGATGAGCACTTCCCACTGGCGGCGGTGCTACTACATCCTTCCGGCAATGCTTCAAATGCGATATTGTCCCGCGGTATTGGCCGTTGCGACGGTTGTTCGTGGACCTCGTTATGCCCGTCCCCTGTTGAAAGTTGTCCCAAACGTCGGCATCCATGTAGGTGAAGTCTTTCAAAGACACCTCATGTAACATCTCGTATTCCTCATCGCGTTCCGACTATGCCGATGAGCCCTTGATAAGAAGCGCATCTCCGGACATCCTGCGAGGTGGGTTTTGCTGCAAGTCGTCGCCCAGCCAGCATTCAACGCACCTGCTGCATCACCTCGTCAATGACGATCTGCTAGGTAATACCGTTCcgcttgaccttgaggaaGCTCTTAGAGTATGGCGTCATGGTCATTAGGTCGGCTCCAGGTTGCACTTCGTTCGTTTAAGAAAAGCTGAGGATCCTGGACAAAAATTGCAGTCCATCCTCTTCAAGCCTGGACTGCTGGTATTTGCGACTAGTGACACTGAGGATTGTTCCTAATATTCGTGTCAGTAACAAACGACGCCTAAGGAGAACTGCCCGTGCCTGGATCTCGGATGTCTGTGCTTGCGTGCGCGGATACGCAGCACGATAAAAAGAATATTGACTAGTCCCTATATCTTGTTTCCCTGCCTGTTACCGTCGCTGACCCTTCGTTCCTTTTCTATCCTTGGCAAATTTCATCTGTTCCCCGTTAGAGCTTCATTTGGCATCCTCACCTGTATTTGGACTTGCACCAAGAAATACCAGCGCTCTGCGAGCATGTGGAACGTCGCGCGTGGCGGAGCCTACCCACCTGCTTCCCAACCGACATAGACTCCGGTATCATCTTCGCTTTCGGATACCGCTCTCCCCTAGCCTCCAAGCCCGTAAACGTCTTAGCTAAGGCTATCTACAAGATCGTCGACGGGTAAGGCCGAATTTGACTGCCACATGCTTGAAGATACCGTTTGCCAGGTGGTCACGAGTTTGTCGATGCTGGACAACGGACCTTTATGCAGTATGTGGTGTGCGGGCTGCCTAAAGACAAGTTTTGGACGATGCTGCGGTGTGTGTGGGATGTTATTGTTGGTGAGATGGACGCCAAGACGTGGAAGCCGATTTAACTTGCTTCGAGCATGTAACAATAATGTCTTATGGTGGAGTATATGGAACTCTACTTGGATTGATCTAGCCCAGTTCCGTGCATTGGCATCGTGCACCCAGACCTGGCCAGTCTGCTCTTGCCCCCGCGTGTAGTGCGGCAGGAACAAGCACTTGTGTTGCAGGACACTAAACCTGTTGATGCTCGCGATATCTGGGCTCGAATATTTTGCTTCCTGCCTCCCGGCCTTTCACCTCATCCCTTACCTAGTTGACATGGTGAGCATCACTGATAGTAGAGAGTCACTATCTGAGTAGAATTTGCGGCCGACTTTATGCCACACATCCGAATCACATTCCCACAATAAGCTATCCGCCATCCCTTACGCGTCCTTCTCTAGAAGGGGCATGAGTTGACAAAACGGGATAGGGAGCTTGACTATTCATGATTCGCCAACTGCTTGGACAAACTTTGCCGACTTAACCCATACAAGTATAGGCGTAGGTCGGTAAAAGGAGAAAGTCGTCGATGCTCACTGCAACTCAACACATCGATCGTATGCAAAAGAGTGAGGTTTTGTAAACTTGTCACCCAATTACACAGGATCCAGCGTTTCTTGACTAGGCATACAAAATGGATAATCGCGGgtgtcttcgtcttcgttgAGGCGCCATTGTGAAGTTTGCAACTGCCGCTGCGGCTGCAGTTTGAGTTCTACCTCGGGACTTCGATGAAACTCAATAGGGACCAGTGACGCGCTCTGAAATACATCATAAGCGGCAAAGGTTGAGGCAGTAGCCTTATGTGTTAGCGATGGCTCCTCACCGCTGCTGTGGTTTGTAACTCACCAAAAGCCCATAGTCGGTGGACGACGGAAGCAAGAAGACGAAGGCCGCCAATGTCAGTACAATTCGTGCCATAAGATACCCCTTCTCCATCCGACCAGGCTTTCTGTCTGACATAGGCTGGTTCTTCTCTGCAACCACGCTTATCCATTCCCAGATAAAATAAATATGGTACCCGCTGGCCGACACCTTCGCAAGTATGAGGCCATGGCTTGAGATTGCAAGCAGCTGGAATATAACCCCGAGCTGGAGCAAAACCCAAGCAATACCAAAACCAGACCAAATGTGCCAGGGGTTGAAGATGCGCATACTTGGTTGCCAAGTGAAGGTCGATATCATGGCCTGGATGGTTGTTAGCCATgggtcttggtcttttgATCACAGTTGGCATACCTCATGAAACAAATTAGTAGATATGATCCAAGCCGCGAGTATCGTGGTGTAAGGCTCGCCATGAACGAAGGTTAAAACTGCAAGGGCTGACGTCGTTGCGAATGTAGTGGACACGAATAGGAATATCCGCCAAAAAAACCGCTTAGGGTGTCGTTCCCTGTAACAAGAGAACGCGCTCGGTGCTTTAGGCTTGCATATCTTGTTCAGTCGCCAGTAGATAAGCCGCGCCAAAGATATCAGACATGAAGTATAGCTGAGTATGAGAGTGACCAAGACAGGGATACTAGGTGACGGCCAGGACATTTTTGCAACGTAATGAAGAAGACACTGACAAGTAGATGAGAAAGATGTCTAGTCTGCCTCATCTGTTGCAGGCCAGTAGAGCATTCATATGTCGGCCAAGACCATGGTCCCGAAGATTAAGAGGGAGACAATCCCAGTCAGTCGGCCTCTCACTGAACAGAACAAAGTCTTCGGGGAGCGGAGCGATCCTCGTTGGTCAGTACTCACAACGAGCTTAACTAGTGTTCCATGATCCATGTCCTACGAGCTTCAAGTTCCGGCAGCCGTTCCGTCCCATGCACCGACCTTCTCACCCTTCCCTTTTCGCTTAGGGATTCCTGCATCAGCCTTTCCGTTTGGAAGACGAGGTTGCTAGTATTTTGTTATGTTGACTTTGTTTTTAGACGAGAGTATAGCCCAGTTGTTTTGCGCGTTTGGTACCTCAGCCTCTGTCGAAGAGTGAAGATTGAAGTTTTCGTACTGTAAGGAGGATTCTGCGCGTAGAATCTCTGCGTAGACACTGACGACGGCGAACTGCTACACCTAGCGGGTCACATCCTTGCTATATCGCGTGGCGCTGATGATCTACCAGGGTCCGAGAGACTGTTTCCACCGAATCAAAAACTATATTTGTTTGTGGAGGATCCCGCCTCAGCCGACACCGTCACCCCACACCCCCACTGTTCTTTAACGTTGCTCCTGTCTCTTTTGGCGCAGCTGTTCCACTAGTACAGCAGTTCCAATGGCACAGTTGTTCCACTGGCACAGTTGACCCATCGACGCTGGGGTTCCACTTATCGCCTGACGCgactttgttctctcatcaacTCATCAACCCATAAGTTAGGCATCAATGCGGGGTTGCACGGCCTTGTCCCCATTTTTCTTCATTACATCGGGTGAATGTTGCCCTCCAGGGTTTCTTCTCAATTCATTTGCCTATCCTACCCTATCATAAATCTAATCgctttcaacaccaagcgTAGATGACCGAGGTGAGTGTCGGCAAGGCTGCCGGGAATTCGTGTACTGACTGGTATCCCAGTCAAACGAGAATGCAGGCAACTCTGAAACCACAAACGGTGAATTTGTCATGATAGACCAGAAAATATTTGGAACATCAAGTCGCGATCGTCTGATGTCTTGGAAAGCTGGTGGGGGTCGAATAAATATTGATGGACAATTCAAGGCTACAGCTTCTACCCAAGACAATGTTGATCTTCCCAAAGGGACCTATCTCGCAGTAGAAGCAACCAAATTCAAATGtgtatataaataaggaagaTTAATCGGCGGAGGGAAATACACGACTCGCTTTCCATCCCTGGGAATGGCTAAGAATGATCCTCACAATCGCATCACTGCCCTCATAGCTACGGACCTTGACCGTATCTGCCAGCACCCCATTCTCAAAACAGTCGCTATCTATCATGCCTTGGAAAAGAAAATCCCCCATCACCATCCGCAACGCATCTCGTGAGCCTCGTCTCGCCTCTGCTATACCTGCCGCACATTCCTTGGAGACAATTAAATCTAAAACAAAATCGCCCATGACATTCGGCCAGAACAGACAGATTGTTTGTGTTGAAGATTTCTCGCGTTCACTCTTCCAAACTTCAGTTTCTTGCAAACCCCTTTGAAGGAGATCGCTGAGTATCATAGTGAGATTTGCTCGAGCCGCCAGCTGCATGGGGTGAAATTGGTCATTTGGAGGTTCGAAACGGCGCAGCTGAACGCCAGGCGCTTCGACCCTCTGCCTTTTGGCTGGCCTCTCCTCGCTTGGGATGGGGAAATCTCCTGACGGTAAATGCTGTGGTGGGTCTAGAGCGACTTCCGGGGTTTCGACTTGATGAGAGAATGACTCAAGAGTGCTTGCGGAATGCGTTGTAATCTTGACAAGTAGttttgatgttgttgatgccagGATTGAGCCTCGTCTTGTGGGAAGCTTCTGCTGTGAAGTAGATCACGCCTTCTACTAGTATTTAGCGGCAACCATTAATGAAGCTGGAAATCACTTCCAAACTCACCATATACGGCCAAATACCTGTCATGGCCCTGCAAGGCCTTGCAGTATTTTAGCCAGTTTTCAAAAAATGAGAACTTTGGGTTGCGTCGAGCTTTCTGAATCAAGACTGGTGTGTACTTTGAAATATTGCTGCGAGCCCCAAAGGTCGCAATGAAGACGAGATCTGGAAATGTGTAATCATTGAGCTTGGTATGCCTTAGCTTATTGATATCTAGTACGGCTCTTTGAATGTTATGACGGGGGAAAAGCTGAGTCGAATATAGGTCTTTGGCAGCATCCATCGGAAGATAGAGGCGATGTTCGCGTTGAACCTAAATGAAATTGGAACAAGAGTTCGTATGGAACAGTTTTCCTTCGGTCTTGGCGAAGTGGGGCGCTGCGGATAAATTATTCGGAGCGCTTCGGCTTTCGGCCAAACCTCACTAGCCAGACGTGGCTGCTACAGATAGCGGCTAAAACCGAGTAGGGAATGTAACCTAACCTaaccttttcttctttgtcttaGGTAACCTGGTTGGAAATTTAGGAAACTCTGGACTTTTGGTGCAACCATGACAGTCTATTCCTTACCGCTTCCTTCCGCAGAGCCCACGACGCCACCAGCTGCCGGCTCCAGCCGTCACGGATCTCCTTTCGGTAGCCCCCTGGAATGTCGCCCGAAATTCACAGTAAAGCGAAAAGCCGACAGCCGTCCGCTAATTCTATCCAAACgacatcaagcttctcccGCCAGCCGACAACAAGTGGAACACTCACACATCCTACCAGGTGCTTTCAGAAATACTTTTGCTGCGGGTTCTGGCGattctccatcttctcctttaACAATATCATTAGAGGGCCTGGTCCGTAAAGATAGAGAACGACTGTATGTTCACCCTTTACAATGGACGATGCAGCATCTTCTTGTACTTCATTGCCAATTCGTGGACCACACTCGGACGCCCGATAAAATGTTTGAGCGACCTGAAGCGAATGGTCCGAGAAATACTCCACAAAACCACCAATTAACAATCCCGCCAACCGCCGCAACCGCTTTGAACCAGTTGCAGACAAAGTTCCATGATCCGACAGTGAGGGTATGGGCTGTTGAGGTTTTCCTTACTGCTTACAAACTCATCAGTCCAAGGCCGCCGAGTAGCTCGATCTTCGAATCACTTCAACTTCGTTACGGAAAGCACCTAGAAATCCTTAAAGTGGGCCGTGTTTACTCACAACCATCCATGGTTTTGGCTTACATAGATCTGGACAATGTTAGATCACTACGGCGGGCCACAGTCTACACCAAATGGTATCGGGAGCTTTTCAAGCAATGGCCTGATAACAAGCCTGTGAGAGCAATTTTGAAGAAAAGGTTACGCCGAATGCAACCTCGAGAACGGCAATATGATCCGTTCTTACTGCCGGTTCTAGTAGCTTTAGGGCAAGAGAGGCGGCGACGTAGCTTTGTTAGCGGTATTCCTGACCCATTTTCAGGAGCACACGAGCCGCCGTCAAGCCCAAATCTGCCGCAGGGCACGAGACGAGCCTCTACAAATGTAGGTTTCTGTCTCCACAACTGTTTTCTATTACTAAAACAGTGCTGTTTAGGTTACTATCTTAGCTACAACCAGTCATGATCCGGAACACATTTGGGCATACACTGTTGAATTCACCGATGCCTTTCTAGACTGCTTTGACGACCCTTCCAAGCCCTGCGAAGCGGATCAATTATCCATATCACACTCAAGAATACCACTCTCACCGATTGAGGTGACCACGACAATGCTGCTGGAGACCCTTGCCACGAAGCATTAGCCCAGCAGAGATAGGCCAATGGGAATGGCCAAGAAGCCAGGACTATTAGACCCTTGTCGCATTGCGGCCAATCGACGACCTCCATTTCCGGGTAACAACCGCAAGGCTGCACATCGAGGAATGGCTGAGGTTGACTATGAGTCCGAGGATTTACTAGGTTGTCCATAGAGTCGTTTGGGGTTTGTCGGTTTCGGTTCAGGAGTAACATATGATAACAAGTCAAGTAAGGAAGCCCACATTAGTGAAACTGTCTGGTACAAGCGTTTTGTAATGGTCGACTTGCTACTACTAACACGAGGACCAAGAAGAGTGATGACTAGACTGGAAGGAACAAGGTGAGAATTGTATGGGCTCGGCGAGAGCAAGGCAATAACTAGCGAAGTGTATGTATCTTTAGCTTCAGAGCCCTTTGGACGTTGGCCTACTGGGCGTAATAGATTTGGGTGtatgtgtgtgtgtgtgtgtgtgtgtgtgtgtgtgtgtgaCTGTCAACTCGAAAGAACTGAAGAGCTTCTAGAGGCGGTCCCGGGTTTCCTTGCCGTCCAAATATATCTTTATCGGTCGTCAGTGACTGCCCCGTCAGCCGCAGGTATAACAAGACTTACATTCTACAATATGCATGGTAACTCCGCATACATATCTCTTTGTTAACTCTATCGCAAAGACCTTCCACCTCTTCTTTGGACATGCCAAGCATTCTTACCATAGCTGCGCACGATAGAGCTGTGAGACCGCTAGAGAGCCCTACATTAAACCATCTCGCTGCTTCTTTCTCAGTCGCGTCTTCGGGCCAAGGATTGTAACAAGCTCTGATAACTGTTTCACTGATATCTACGAAGCCAGCCAGTGCAAGCTGCCGTCGCGTTTTCTCGGGGTTTACTCTCATTGGGCGGCCGTACTGATCCATTGCGTCGAGAAGTTTTGAGGCCCATTCACTTAGAGCACTGTCGGTCGGAAGAGAATCGTCGTCACACTGTGGGGTCCAATCGATTTCGACTTGCTCCATGCAGCCCCACCCAGGCTTCAGGTGTCTTACTAAGGGGTTAGCAAGGTTTGCGAGCAGGGACTAATGGCGGATGCAACCAACACGATCATGTTTTTGTACAGATCTGGCCAGTTTTGAATACTGCCGAAGAGTGTTCGGACATGCATGAAGTCCCAGTCCAGGTCAACCGTGTCCCAAGAACCCTCAAGGTCGAATGGTTTCGGAGGTGCCATGGTCCGTGGAATCCTTGGCGATATGAGTCAGCGAAACTGATATCTTTTGGCTGCACTTACATCTTAGGCTGTATCATATTGAAGTCGAGACCCTGTACGTGCATATGGGGATATTTTCTGTAGCAGTTTGTAAGATTGAGGGCCAAGTTGTCTACTCCTTGACCGACTCACTCAGAGAGTTCTATGGACCAGATTCCCGTGCCTGTGCCGAGGTCGAGGACCCGCAATGGCTGCTCCACGTCCAACGAAGCCGAGAACAGATTGTTCTTGCGAACTACGAAGAAGAACTTGTGCAAAATGTCTAGGCGAGCCAGCTCTTCCTTTGCGCAAACGAAGTTAGGTTCATCGGAGCCGAGATGGGCGTACTTGCACTAACTTTGTCGATTGGGAATATGTAATTCTCCCTGGGTAGATTTCCGCTCTTTCCATACCAGCGGCCataataaaagtaaagatCTTGGAGTTTTTGCGGCACCCGATAGTCGGCCAGATCGCTATGACAGCATGTCAGTACAAGAAGATGGCCTGCGTTGTAGGCAATGTGGAGCAGATATCTCAATGAAAGGCGAAAATTTGAGCTGTACCTAGTGTTGTTATGGCTTCCTGGCATACTGAGAGAGTGTGTAATTCTCTCTGGTTGCCTTGCAACAGGCTCATGTCAGCGTCATGTTGAAGAACAATCTCCGCCCAGAGGTGTGGAGACAGTTAGTCCACATGCATTTCCAGTCATGTGACATTTACTTCCCCAAATGGCTAGCCCGCTTCAGCTCGACAAAAGTGGAAAAAATGGATGAAGAGTTGGGTCACAAAATATCACATCTGACACCAGCGCTGCCCTCAAATCGAACAAATTAAATCCGGAGCCATATTTGAGATTATTGGCAACCCTCAACGCTACATTTGTTGTTTAAAAcatttatttaagtatttcAAATATTTCTAATCTTACCCTCTATGCTCTCCATGTTACTATGTCCAATCTTCCACTACACCTCGTTTCCCCCCCTTGCTGTCGCCCCCAGCTTTACCGCACCATGTCTGACCCAATTCTTCAGGTATTACAACTTCTCCAATGTTTctgtcgtcatcgtcaacttGGCGAGACTGAACGACCTGTCGCAATCAGTTGCCATTGCCGGTATCGCGAGTATATCGAGAGCCAACTGGCTGACCATCGGAAATTGTCCCTGGTGAGCCATCCACCACTCGATTGGATCCTCAGCCTCTTGCGGCTCTAGCCGCAGATACCTCTCAAGCTCACTTCCCATCGCTGTAGTCTTTGCTGTCCTGCTCTTCACCTACTGCTTGAGCATACTGTTTACCGGGGTTCTCTGCGGCACGCTTGGGGATGCCGTAGTCTTAACAATTGCCCCTCGCTGCTCATTCACTGACCGGTTGCAGCGGTACCAGCGGTCCAGGTAGTCAGATAGTCCATCTTTGGCGTCCCTCGCCCAGACAACCTGTTCTTCCGATGCCCGATTCACCTCCAGATAGCTCTTGCCCAGTGATGGATGGAGAATGGTGGATGCGGCAAACAACGGTGACTCTCCAAGATTGGTATAGTATTCATTGAGTTTCTGCCAggcggtgatgatggagagTCTCAGATAGCGTCGGAGATCCTTCTTCATATCATCAACTGCTGATGATTCTAATGGCTTgcctcatccatcatcacattGTCCCGAGTCACGACCTGGCAAGGAGCTTTGCATTGGCTTTCGCAGATGTGTGTCCATCTTGCATTCCCTAAATCTAGCAGGAATCTGCCGGTTCCGGTCTGGTCGCTCTCGACCTAGCTCGACCTATGAGTTGGTATTCTCTCTGTTTGCCTCGTCTGGAACAGCATGGTAGAACAACTTCCGATCCACAAGGTGTTCCAGCAAGTATTTCATGCCTGTCATCACCTCCCAAAGCCATCCATGTCCATTACCTCCTTCGCTGCCCAGCCCTGCGTTCTCATAGTTTGCAGGTACAATGGCTCAATAATATGTTTGATTTCCGCCAACAGTCTCCAGTCATTCCCCTTCAACATGTCGGCCTCCGGTAGCCTTTTCTCCACCTCTGGATGGACTAAGGATGCCCTGATGTCTCCCTGCTTAACGAACGCTCGAAAGATCATGAGATAAGTGAAGTTACATCTCGTGTCGTTGTTCATAACAACTTCTAGCTCTGCTGTATACTCACCCGCCAGGAGATATTTTTGTGCTTCGTCGTTCTCGCGTGAGATCCT contains these protein-coding regions:
- a CDS encoding hypothetical protein (At least one base has a quality score < 10); protein product: MAATNGDVIVAPDDNDTGDQDSSLGDETASSTASLRSSILDYRHENGRTYHRFKDGKYNLPNDERENERLDLQHHLFLRTFDNKLGLAPPNLPGSNVERVLDVGTGTGIWAIDFADDHPEAEVRGIDLSPIQPNFVPANVEFQIDDIDEEWNYSAPFTYIHSRMMNMSIQNWEDYLRKIFDNLAPGGYVELQDIDAFMESDDGTLTEAHALSKWCKLLREAAVKLGRPYIPTKDLKGIMGKVGFTSIVETRFKWPSNRWPKDKKYKDLGAWNNENTNLVLESISLAPLTRGLDWTIEEVNVLLADVRKELNDPNIHAYWPICSVYGRKPEV
- a CDS encoding hypothetical protein (At least one base has a quality score < 10), which encodes MKKDLRRYLRLSIITAWQKLNEYYTNLGESPLFAASTILHPSLGKSYLEVNRASEEQVVWARDAKDGLSDYLDRWYRCNRSVNEQRGAIVKTTASPSVPQRTPVNSMLKHDLADYRVPQKLQDLYFYYGRWYGKSGNLPRENYIFPIDKEELARLDILHKFFFVVRKNNLFSASLDVEQPLRVLDLGTGTGIWSIELSEKYPHMHVQGLDFNMIQPKMIPRTMAPPKPFDLEGSWDTVDLDWDFMHVRTLFGSIQNWPDLYKNMIVHLKPGWGCMEQVEIDWTPQCDDDSLPTDSALSEWASKLLDAMDQYGRPMRVNPEKTRRQLALAGFVDISETVIRACYNPWPEDATEKEAARWFNVGLSSGLTALSCAAMVRMLGMSKEEVEGLCDRVNKEICMRSYHAYCRIYIWTARKPGTASRSSSVLSS